A genomic region of Arachis stenosperma cultivar V10309 chromosome 9, arast.V10309.gnm1.PFL2, whole genome shotgun sequence contains the following coding sequences:
- the LOC130947278 gene encoding 60S ribosomal protein L28-2-like: MLIRVSPSYYIMVYKNPNSVLQSKKEKMTTVPGQLVWEIVKKNNCFLVKEFGRGTQSVEFSREPNNLYNLNSFKYSGLANKKTVTIQPAGKDQGVLLATTKTKKQNKPSALLHKSLMKKEFSRMAKAVQNQVSKNHYRPDLTNAALARLSAVNRSIRVAKSGVKKRNRQGLKIRGRKWK; the protein is encoded by the exons ATGTTAATTAGGGTTTCTCCATCGTACTATATAATGGTCTATAAGAACCCTAATTCTGTGTTGCAGtcgaagaaggagaagatgacGACTGTTCCAGGGCAATTGGTGTGGGAGATCGTGAAGAAGAACAACTGCTTCTTGGTGAAAGAGTTTGGAAGGGGCACTCAGAGTGTTGAATTCAGCAGAGAGCCTAACAATCTCTACAATCTCAACTCCTTTAAATACTCAGGTTTGGCAAACAAGAAAACTGTTACCATTCAGCCTGCTGGTAAGGATCAGGGTGTGTTGTTGGCTACAACCAAGACCAAGAAGCAGAACAAGCCTTCTGCTCTTCTTCACAAGTCTCTGATGAAGAAGGAGTTCAGTAGGATGGCTAAGGCTGTTCAAAATCAG GTGTCAAAAAACCACTACAGGCCTGATCTCACTAATGCAGCTCTTGCAAGGTTGAGTGCCGTCAATAGAAGCATCAGAGTTGCCAAGTCTGGTGTCAAGAAGAGGAACAGACAGGGCTTGAAGATCCGTGGCAGGAAGTGGAAGTGA
- the LOC130947487 gene encoding elongation factor 1-delta-like, whose translation MAVTLYDLGSVSGLKKLDEYLLTRSYITGYQASKDDLTVYAALSKVPSDEYVNVSRWYKHIDALLRISGVSGEGSGVTVKSSLVAEAVATPPPADSKAAAADDDDDDDVDLFGEETEEEKKAAEERAAALKASGKKKESGKSSVLMDIKPWDDETDMKKLEEAVRGVQMEGLLWGASKLVPVGYGIKKLQIMLTIVDDLVSVDSLIEEQLTAEPINEYVQSCDIVAFNKI comes from the exons ATGGCAGTTACATTGTATGACCTTGGCTCTGTTTCTGGGTTGAAGAAGCTTGATGAGTACCTTCTCACCCGCAGTTACATCACTGG GTACCAAGCTTCAAAGGATGACCTTACAGTGTATGCAGCTTTATCAAAAGTTCCATCTGATGAATATGTGAATGTGTCCAGGTGGTACAAGCATATCGATGCATTGTTGAGAATCTC GGGTGTTTCTGGTGAGGGATCTGGTGTCACTGTGAAGTCTTCTCTCGTCGCGGAAGCTGTTGCCACTCCTCCACCAGCTGACTCTAAG GCTGCTGCGGCtgatgatgacgatgatgatgatgtggatctctttggtgaagagactgaggaggagaagaaggcTGCCGAGGAACGTGCTGCTGCGCTAAAGGCATCTGGAAAGAAGAAAGAGT CTGGAAAATCATCTGTTTTGATGGATATCAAGCCATGGGATGATGAAACTGACATGAAAAAGCTTGAAGAAGCAGTGAGAGGTGTTCAGATGGAAGGATTGCTTTGGGGAGCAT CCAAACTTGTTCCTGTTGGGTATGGTATCAAGAAACTGCAAATTATGCTTACTATTGTGGATGATTTGGTCTCTGTCGATTCGCTCATTGAGGAGCAACTTACAGCCGAGCCAATCAACGAATATGTCCAGAGTTGTGACATTGTTGCTttcaacaaaatataa
- the LOC130947998 gene encoding uncharacterized protein LOC130947998 encodes MTDYTQEQEMEIEALEAILMDEFKEIHSGESGLSTSNRCFQITVSAQDDDSDGSFNNPAQLALIFSHTEKYPDEPPLLNVKSLQGINTEDLKNLKEKLIQEASENLGMAMIYTLVTSAKEWLAEKFQDTEAAEAEAEEAAKDDVVVPHGEPVTLETFLAWRERFEAELALERAKLMPESALTAPKEKKLSGRQWFESGRAKGAVAVNEESEEEDEEDIDFDDDDFEVDEEDMLEHYLAEKSDSSTHSSKRAS; translated from the exons ATGACCG ACTATACTCAAGAACAGGAGATGGAGATCGAAGcattagaagctatacttatgGATGAATTCAAAG AAATACACTCCGGTGAAAGTGGCCTAAGTACTTCTAACCGCTGCTTCCAAATTACGGTCTCTGCCCAG GATGATGATAGTGATGGATCATTTAACAATCCAG CTCAACTGGCTTTGATCTTCTCACATACAGAAAAGTATCCTGATGAACCTCCTCTTCTGAATGTGAAAAG TTTACAAGGAATAAATACTGAAGAtttaaagaatttgaaagagAAACTTATACAAGAG GCATCTGAAAATCTGGGAATGGCTATGATCTACACTCTGGTTACCTCAGCTAAAGAGTGGTTGGCTGAGAAGTTTCAAGACACTGAAGCTGCAGAGGCTGAAGCAGAAGAGGCAGCCAAGGATGAT GTAGTGGTACCCCATGGGGAACCAGTTACCCTTGAGACATTTTTGGCATGGAGAGAAAGGTTTGAAGCTGAACTGGCGCTGGAGCGAGCCAA GTTAATGCCAGAGTCTGCACTTACAGCTCCCAAGGAAAAGAAGCTCAGTGGTAGACAGTGGTTTGAAAGTGGAAGAGCG AAAGGTGCAGTGGCTGTCAATGAGGAATCTGAAGAGGAGGATGAGGAAGATATTGATTTTGATGATGACGATTTTGAAG TTGATGAAGAGGATATGCTTGAACATTACCTGGCCGAAAAATCTGATTCATCCACACATTCTTCCAAGAGAGCTAGTTAA